Genomic DNA from Salvia miltiorrhiza cultivar Shanhuang (shh) chromosome 1, IMPLAD_Smil_shh, whole genome shotgun sequence:
taccatttttttactaaaaaataagttttattaatctccgtgtccaaaagaaGTGAGTCTATTGAAGTGAGACGAAGAGAGTAGTGTTTTGTGTgcaggtgaaaaagtgaaaaaaatgaataatagattaaaaaaattccaaataaaattttaaaatcagGGACAAacaatttgaattaaaaaaaatccaaataaaaaattactaatcCGAAATCGAATGAAATATGTTGAGAAATTTGTTAAGAAATAGGAAAAGGAATAGGTGGAGAAATTCAAAAATAGAAAGGAGTGGGGCCGGGATATAAAAAGGTCAAGTAGAATTGTTATTGTGTTGTGCATGtacgtagagagagagagggacggCAGCTTAGGATCCACGTCACAAAGAGGACGCGTGTCGAGTGATATTCTAAGACCGTCCAAGGACGTTGACATGTGGTCCCTTACGTGTCTCAATCTCCACTCTATACGTACTTCCCTCTCCACCCACCCCCACTCGCACCCCACCACTCTCACCAATCAACTTTTCTTTTTCCCCATTTTCATTTTCGCATTCAAATTCCTAGATACTTTATGTCACGTGAAAATGTGTATGATTGTTGGTTACATAACTTTCAATAAATATTAAGACTAAGAGCATCCAAAATGCTGGTtgcttagaggggtgtcttaggagtgggccccatctaagacacacccctctccaatgcattgtgtcttaggtgggtgcttagatcCCTATTTctacaaaattcatatttctacacttttatttttaaaattcatattttattaaaattaaaattctacattacaataatttaaagacataatttaaatataataataataaaaaaaattacaataattttctagggctcaatcggaccaaaacgagaccaaatgtgTATCAAACGGTcatattttaaagaaaaaaaattataataaataggAATTTCGATAATTATCATAAATTTcgataaaaaattataaataaaataaaattacaataattatcaAACGAAAAAATAggaatttcgatttttttttttaaaaaaagggcGCGCACGCCTCGCCTTCGCCCCGGATCTCTGCTTCGCCTCGGCCTCGGCCTCGGAACTGGCTGGGTCTCCAGCGCGGGCAGCACTCCAGCGCACCGGATCGACGCGAGCTTCGCCTCAAACGCTGGAGTTGCTCTAAGTGTGTTACTAGTGAGAAAAAAACAATGTTTGATTGATAGAATTATTATGAAAGAATAATGAATTATTATGAAAGAATAATGAATAACAAGAAATTATCCAatcaaatttttagtttattaatcctgattttctataaaaaaaaagacaatTTCACAAGTTCTTTATTCCTTATCAATACTCGAATAAAAAGAATGAATGCAAAATAGTGAAATTATCTTTCATAGAAAATGAGAGAAGCGAAAATGAGGTAGTTAAAGAacctcatttttccatgataaatgtATTAACTAAAAATAACAAAGCCTTAGTGGAAAAAATggttcaaaaaagaaaaatgctcACTCATATAATACGTACCAAATTgataaaaagtaaatatttttatgacACGTAGGGAGTAcgtttcatactcatattttattttgtgtatcaacatgaaatatatatatttttttaaatttgaattatcTTAACTTTCTTTTACTAAAGTAATTTTATTTGACTTTTGTAAAAATAACACTCCCTTTCGTCCATAAAATTTGTATGGTGGAATAGaaggcacgagttttaataaaatatttaaaatatgtattttaATATGTAAAATGAATCTGATAAAGGACAGTTATTATGTCCTTTAGTAGTGTTAGACCCGTCAAAATGGAAAAGTAAATGGTGtgtttttgtaaacattaaatGTGAATAACCAAAATCCAAGCTTAGTTAGAAAATTCAAATCGAAATATTCGATTCagctcaatttaattaaaattttcaaatccaaATTATTTCTGCTCGATTTTATATTGAGCCAGAAAATCAAGATTTTATTCAAACCCTTCAATCTTTTTATACATATTTATAAGTTCataattttattgcttttaaaTTCTAAGTTATTAGACACTTCTAACTTctcctgatcaaaaaaaaaaaagacacttCTAACTTCTTGCACGAGCTTGAAGCTGAACTTCacatattcatgaaaatattttgagtCCTCATTTATTATCAATTTTATCGTATAATTGAAACCatcaaaatacattaattttattcttcctACTCATCATTCAATTACTCCAAAAAAAACAATGACAAAATAATTCTCCACCGTTTCGATAATAAACAACGTAACTTAGTCAATATCCCATTCAATTCGATATGAACGCACTTCAATAATGAATATATTCTCACacaaaattaaaagtaaaaaaaatacaaaaatagttTTGTACGCGCCGCGAGAACGCGTGAGGGAGGCAAATACCAGAAACAGGATCTCGTACGCCACGATCTCGCCACGTGTTGGTAATCCTCGTGGAAAGCCAACATCTTTTTCCCCCCAAATAAAGAAAATTTcccacaaaataaaataaaaataaaaataacacaaaaaaaGCGAATAACAACCCACGGGACTGCTTCGACCCACATGCGTGTCAGTAAAGGAAGGCCCCCACCTCACCCCCCTCGTGCTCGCTTCCCATTCGTCCACGTATCCTCCCTCCTCTTCTCCCCGACACGTGTCTCCCTGATCGACGGCCCAGATCCCCCCTCTCGCATTCAGCGTCTCTACGTCACACCAACTGTTAGTGTCGGATCATTCATTTCCCCTGTCCTGCCCTAGACGGTGACGGGCAGCTGCCCGCCAATCAACTACTTGTATAATgtgcctctctctcccttttaTGCTGCTGGGTCCTTCTCCACTCTCCTTCCAAAAAATTTTCATATCTTCGATCTCGCTTCTCACCTTCTTCAATTCTGTGATTTTTCCTGCTGTTTTGTGTTTTTGGAGAgtgttgatttgatttgattttatttgagtTGTTTTTTGATTCGGATGGATGGCTGGAATGTGCTGTGAAGTGAATCTCGCTGAGACGGAGACGTCTGCACCGGTGCAGCCGACCTCGAGGTCCGCCAGGAGGAGGAGGATGGAAATCCATCAGTTCAAGTTCGTCCCCACCGATTCCGCGGTGGCGCCGCCGCTCGACGGCCGCGGGaagaggaagcgccagagatGCGATGCCGTTGTTCCGGTTTTGCCGCCTAGAGAGTGCGAGGTCGCCGCTCGGAGCTGTGAGAAGTTGAATAAGCTCGCCGGTGAGGTGGAGCCGGAGGCGAAGCAGTTACGTGTATCGGCGTCGGCGGTGGCAACTGAGGCTGAGGTGGCTCCGGATTTTCCGAAGTTCGGGATGACCTCCGTGTGTGGACGGAGAAGAGATATGGAAGACGCTGTTGCAATTCACCCCTCTTTTAGCGGCCTAAGCCCTAATTTCCCCAGCGGGATGCATTTCTTTGGCGTCTACGACGGCCACGGCTGCTCGCATGTAAGCTTTATTTCATGCTTGGATTCGTTTAACTTTTTGATTAATTTTGGTTGATTACTGAATCGGATTTGATTGATTTGCAGGTCGCAACGAAGTGCCGAGATAGGATGCACGAGATCGTGAAAGACGAGCTCCAAACCGGAGGCTCGTCGTCGTGGGAGCGAGTCATGTGCGAGAGCTTCTCGAAAATGGATAAGGAAGTCGGCGACTGTAGCAGCGGCCGTGACAGCACCTGCTGCGTCTCCGCCTGCCGCTGCGAGCTCCAGACTCCGCAGTGCGACGCCGTCGGCTCCACCGCCGTCGTCGCCGTCGTCACCCCCGACAAGATCGTCGTGTCGAATTGCGGTGATTCCCGCGCCGTGCTGTGCCGCAATGGCGTCGCGATTCCCCTCTCCGTCGATCATAAGGTTCGATTCCACGCCAAAATCGAATATTCTTATTCCCCAAATCCAAATTTAATTACTGTTACTCAAATTCATATCTGATTTCTGTTGTTTACTTGTTTGCAGCCGGACCGGCCAGATGAGCTGAACCGGATCCAAGAAGCCGGCGGCCGAGTCATTTTCTGGGACGGCCCTCGAGTTCTCGGAGTCCTGGCCATGTCCCGCGCAATTGGTAATTAAACACGAAATTTCAAAAcctaattaacctaatcattcAATCGATAATCGAGCTAGATCTAAATTCGTGCATTTGGTTTTCATGTTACGATCAGGCGATAATTACTTGAAGCCGTTCGTGATATCGGAGCCGGAGGTGACGATCACGGAGCGGGCGGCGGAGGACGAGTGCCTGATCCTGGCGAGCGACGGGCTGTGGGACGTGGTGTCGAACGACACGGCGTGCGGGGTGGCGCGCATGTGCCTGCAGTCGCGGAatccgccgtcgccgccgaGATCGCCGGGGAACGACATGAGCGTGACGGCGGCGGGGGAGAGCTCCGACAAGGGCTGCTCCGACGCGTCGATTCTGCTCACGAAGCTGGCGCTGGCCCGCCACAGCACCGATAATGTGAGCGTAGTGGTGGTGGATTTGAGGAAGAGCCCTTGAAAAAAATTGCAATGGGCTTTTTCGTAATTTCTCCTTGAATTAAAAAAACTAGGAGATCTAGTGAGCATATATTTAGGTATTATTATTGCTAATACGTGTTATAATCAAAAGGGAATTGTTATTTGAAATATGATATTATATGATATGATATTATATGATTTTCAAGAAATTAGGTTTTAGTACATAGCTATTTGAGTTCTTTCAAGAAATATTGTAAGGAGCGCCAAAGCAGATCAATTCTGCATTTCTCGAAATGAAATTTGtctaaatgttttttttttattttctcgaatttttaatatatattttcttgtaatATTGTTTTCTTAGTATTTGAGTATGAGCAAGGAAATTTAAAGTACTATAGTCGCATGATTCTTCGAGATTTTTATTCGGTTTGGATATGTGAAGAAAAGCAGAAGATATTTTTaggaataaataaatatcttatccgCGTAATTAATCACAAGGGACGAAATTAATATCGATCTATAATTAATGCTGATGTATCACAACTCGGATAAATATTTGTGGATAATATTGCAGCAATCAGTCTAGAGAAGTTTGATGATGAATTAACGACTTATTATGCCAAATTACAATAATGATGGCATTTTTGACTActgtaaattaattaactaactcTTATACTTGCATTGCAATTCCACGAGTACTAActacttttaaaaaaataataataaaatcaacCAGTGGTGTCATCC
This window encodes:
- the LOC131005924 gene encoding protein phosphatase 2C 37-like, yielding MAGMCCEVNLAETETSAPVQPTSRSARRRRMEIHQFKFVPTDSAVAPPLDGRGKRKRQRCDAVVPVLPPRECEVAARSCEKLNKLAGEVEPEAKQLRVSASAVATEAEVAPDFPKFGMTSVCGRRRDMEDAVAIHPSFSGLSPNFPSGMHFFGVYDGHGCSHVATKCRDRMHEIVKDELQTGGSSSWERVMCESFSKMDKEVGDCSSGRDSTCCVSACRCELQTPQCDAVGSTAVVAVVTPDKIVVSNCGDSRAVLCRNGVAIPLSVDHKPDRPDELNRIQEAGGRVIFWDGPRVLGVLAMSRAIGDNYLKPFVISEPEVTITERAAEDECLILASDGLWDVVSNDTACGVARMCLQSRNPPSPPRSPGNDMSVTAAGESSDKGCSDASILLTKLALARHSTDNVSVVVVDLRKSP